DNA sequence from the Puntigrus tetrazona isolate hp1 chromosome 2, ASM1883169v1, whole genome shotgun sequence genome:
GGTCACAAGTTATtgtacataaatgcatacactcaaatacattataacatatatgaaaataaaataaaaagctgttgTAAATAGTGTTAATAGTCATTCATAATACTATATTAATGcgtttttgatcaaaaataaagcacttttattttaatgttagaaTGGTAgagtaatataaaacaaaatcagcaCAATTAATGTCCCAAAACGGATATAATGTTGTTACTGTATGCCGTTTCATGCATATTTTCcataaaagtttgaaaaagaCATCCGTTCCAGCTGAGATACATTCATGCAGGTACTGCACACCTGGAAGGGTTACCGTTCATCTTGGAAGCTTTCTTGAGTGTTTAGTGGTTATGTGGTTATTTATCAGTGCTGCTGTTTGCCGACATCAGGACCTCAGGACTTACTTCGCGGAAGAGAGGCTTAGTCCTGTGTCTCCAAAGCACCAGCCCCACACGCACCACTAACACAACACAGGCCAACACCAGCAGCACCACtataaaagaagataaaagCACAACACTGGAAGCGCCGTGAGCACAATGCAGCCTCGATACAGGACACCTTTATGAGTTTGTGCTTTAACTATGCTACTTTTATAGCTAACCAAAACGACACGGATGTGTTTATCATTGACTAACTTGAAAAGACGGCGTTCCGGCCGGGTCCTGCTGCGACGTAATGCTTGCTTAGACTTCCAATTAGAGCGTAGATAATCACAGGGTAAACGCTGAGGATGTAACGGACGTGCTTCTCTACTAGAAAGTTTTCAACCGTAAACCTGTGGAAGAATGTGTATCTTAAATATGAGTCAAACAACAAATGCAAGAACATTTCTAGTGGCTTAGTTTAGGTTTCTCCAAAAATGTCAAGTAGGGTaaccaacaaataaatatatttttcagcgTTTTTACCAATTCACGTATTATTcctttataaatattatgaacTTTCTGGAGAGTCACGTGACTTGCCTTGTCAAACTCTTCCAATTATTGGACTTTaatcaaactatttttatttgctcattacattttgttttcttagaaacaataacaataataaaaatctgttttgactTTACATCCCCAAAAATCCTTtcaatattaaactaaaataaataaattcattttgaaGTACTGctttataaactgtattttttcacaaacaaacaaatacaaaacaaaccgGAAATTATGTGAAGGCTCAGCTAATCTGAACCTTTTATAACAAGTCATAAAGTGTAATGAATGTCTAAATTATTTGATATGAAGTTGACATTATTTCCcgtattacattttgaattgcaTGTCCTGCTTTCTTACAAAAAAACTcctcaatatttaaataaacaaactaataaataagTCGCTTTTGAAAACGGATCTAAATCTCGCGAAGCCGTATCTCAAGACTacagcagaaaataaatgttgattacCATATCATTACTTCCAAGAGAAGTATGCACAAAGAAGCAGTAGCAGCATGTGTTGGAGAAACGGACGCCAGATCCAACACAATAGTGAAGTTGAGAAGTGTGGCAATAGTTGTCCATGTCGCATAGGTGGCAATGCCATTTTGAACCTGAGGTACACATATGTAGTGCTTTGTTTGAGTTAATACTGCGGATATAAATCAGCTTCATGTTcacttgttaaataaaataactacaacATGAATAATCTTGAGTACTCTGCCTTTTCTCAAAGATGCATACCAACACTATGATGCAGAACAGGTCTTTTGGGTGCTGCCGTTTCAGCCAAGATCCACGATCCCGTAGACCGAGACAAGAGAAGAAGATCATCAGGTAGTTGGTGAAAGCAATCAGGGCAAGAACAATCAGTGCGGGAATCATCAACCTGAATCAATAAAAGACAAACACGTGACCTCCTGAGACAGTCGTTACTCAAAACGACAGGCTAAGCGCCATGCAAACCTACGATTCTGAAAATAGGCTGGCTGCCCACAACTCACTCTCTATCCCACAAGACCAGCCAGGTACTGTTCAGAATCATGTTGATGATCCACGAGAGAAAGAATTCCGAGGGCAGGATTGCTGGGCTTGAGTACAACCTGACAGCCAATAATTCGGGTGAAGACTGTCAAAAGGATGGCTTTCAAACAGTGTGAATGAGTGTACACGCGAGCGGAGTGTGTGCTTGGTTTGAAGTACCCTCTAAAGAGCCAGGTCAGGATATATGCGTTCATCAGGAAGAGCCAGGAATATATGACCCCCCATATAGAGAAGGTCCATCCGGCTGGGGTGATCTCTGTCTGGTATCTGTCTGATATATTCCCAGTGCTGCGCCGAAATGGACCTTAAAAGCCGAGGTGAAATTAGTTGCGTGACTCATTATACGTATGTATGGTAAGGCGGCACGTAAGTTACCTTTTCCTGGTCCCGCGAGTGCGTTGATAATCAAAGCAGCAACGTAAGCGACCTGAGAAAAAACAATGAGCAAAACGCGCACAACCTTGTGATTCCTCagaagagacattttttttaaaaaaaaaaaaatctaaactattATGTTACGTTATCTCGTTTTCGCAAGCTAAAAATTATGTCGTTGATATCGCGCTTGCCACGGTGTGCAGTTAGCAAAGTTAGCTAGCTGTTTCGACAGGCTTACGTGCTAATAGATactctttaaaaacatataaaaagagTAATGTCGTCTTCCCTTTGCTCTGAATTGTACCAAGAActttttaacaacttttttttttttctgctattgTGGAGAGGTGGGGTCTCCTAACTTGTTTACGTTACAAAAGATGCTCTCTTGTGTAAAGAAtaagagagtgtgagagagccACCTGCTGGACAACAACACGACACGTCTTTTTCTGCATCCAGATTCATTTGGCCAAAATTGTATATGAACAAATTTGCCATCAAAACGCCTTAGCAGGTGaattggtttatatatatacatcatatatatatatattatatatatatacatccttGCTTTATGGATGtctaacaggttttttttaaaaaagttttctttctcatttcttcttttttaacacTGTAAATGTGGTCGTATAAAATAGTAgtcagaaaaatgaataaataataattaacatagTGTTTTAGatgatatattatatgtatgtatggcTCAGATAGCTCAAtgagaagggaaaaaaacatctacATTTTATTCAGAGACCCAAACTAATGGTTGCCGTTATGTATACGGCAGAAAGTAAGATGTTATTGTGTTCGTTTATAATGTAGCCtaaataaatgacttctttATTATAACTACATCCTGAAGAggtttttttagaattatagTAAAATGCTTTTTGCTTGCTAAAAAGTATGAACTATCAGAGGGAAGAATATTGTATGGATTGAGTACAGTTTCGAACATTTTGATAATTTAGAGGCAATTTAGAAATTAATGCATCAAATATGATACAGTAGGCTTTGTAGAGTGAAATATATTGATAATATCTGGACCGTCATTTCAAGGTGAACATCACACTTTAACATCCCAAATAAATATCAAgattaaatattatgaataacGCAATATTTGATTGATTATTGACTCCTGTGTACTTTATTTGTTCTAGATATTTCCCTGTAGATTATcgatacattaaatacatttgtttttacaaaatataattcgTCATACATAGctgtgtgatttgaagccataGGTTTCTGACATTCAGAGATTGGAATAGAGTTGAAAATGTATCCTGCCCTGCTggtaaaacaattttaaacaaaaaaaataaagctaaacaaTTAGTGTCTGCATTTCTTCTCACAGCCACATGAGGACAGCAGACTTCTTTTCATTTGTGCGTTCATAAATCAATCTGGCCTCGGTAAAGTGTTCCTATTCCTGAAGAAATAAGCCTACTTAATTtagcctatttaaaaaaaaacaccctaaTGGGGTTTATTTTTCCATCCTGTGGTCTCAACTTCCTActccattttattattaacactCTTTAGGTAGCtgtaatactataataataatgttgcgACTTGCACCTTTACTAAGAACTAAAGAAACTGCATATCAACATGTGTATACAGGAAGTACAAAATTTGAccacccaaaaaaaaattaaatacaaaatttaattcaaatcaaCAGAACAGCAACATGTTTGAACCAATATGTGCTGACACACtaataaccacaaaaaaaagactaggATTTATGATATTGTATgcaaatactttattttgtaacatatgACCAAAACATTATAGCCCAACACACTGTGCTTCTGGAAAACAATGAGTCAAAACTACGGGggagaaaaaattataataattaaaatgcatctcTTCTGCTCCTTGAACGGTTTGGttgcaaagagaaagaaaaaaaaaataagtctaCAATCtgaaacaaaattttaaaataaataaaacctccTTTGTGTGTGCAGTTTGGATCTCTCCAATGATTAATGCTGATGATTCAGACTGAACATGGCACGTAATCCGACAACAGGACATAGGGTTGCATTAAGGCACATAACAAGCAGGTGAGAGGTACGGTGAAATACTGAAGACCAGAAGTCAGCTCTTGGCCTGCTTCCGTTTCTGAATCAGCTCCGCCAACAGTTTAAAACGGGACATGCACTCCTCCTAAATAGGTTAAAGAGAATCGGTTCATTAACTACTATATAATATCCAGCTTTTATACGCAgttaaatgtcaatttaaatacattttcttaacGCTCACCTTGGTTTTCCCAGGCACCACCTTAGCGATCTTGTCCCAGCGTTCGGTGGTGCCTCGTGGGTATTGCTGCAAGGCCAGCTCCAAGAGCCTCTGCTGGTTCTGTGTCCAGACATCTTCAGCAGCACTGGCTTTTTCTTTGGAGGCTGACGGTTTCTTCTCATCTTCGCTGTCATCATCTACAGCTGTGGGGTCAAAGTCTCTTTGTCTGCGTCCTTTCATTTTCTCCTCCGCTGCTCCAGCTCCAGCGCTACCGGCCACACACTTTTTAGTCCGTCTTCGGAGCGCTTTGCCCTCGGAGTCCTCTGCCCCAGCAGGCTCTGCTGAATCCTCCAGCTGCTGCTCGAAGGACTCCTCTCGCTGGGTCATTAGACTGTCTGGCACAGTGACGGCTCTGGAGCTCTTTCCCATCACCGCACCACCCTTCAGATCAGACAGCTTCACCAACCCTGAAAATAAAGACAAGTGTGAGGAGGGGGGAAGCATGCTGAAAGATTCTGATAATGTGATAGGTGATATCATAGACCGTAGGTCAACttgaaaatatttgatcatttaccTGATGTATTTGTGACACAATCTTTGACTTGCTTCACTTTTGCCGTCACCTGTATAGGTATACCAAAaccatgatttaaaaaacaacaatataaaattgtgctatattattacattttaaaataactgtaaaatgctgtatatttttaagaagcTATTACTTTAGTGCTTAGTGTCCTATAATTCTTCAAAAATGTCTATGGCCAGGGGATGTTGATACTGTTTCCTATGCAATGATTTTAGCCAATGATAAGAGTGGCAGATTACTGAGAGGACTTAAGACCTGCTGCTTAAAAACAGCCTATTTCTGAATGAGGGttgaaaataatgacttttacacatatttcatttttaagatttttttttttttttttaacaaaaagaacttatatatatatatatatatagatagatagatagatagatagatagatagtttagTTGCATTGTCAAATAGctctaaaatacataaaattaaaaatctaagtTGATTAATTTCAGTTTATACTTATCAAATATGTATCTCATAATAGCTGCTGCGGGTCAATTACTAGTCATAACTGTACTGTAATTACAGATTTACCTCGGTCACTGATCTGCCTAACTCGTGAGCGATCTTCTCCCACCGGCCTGGCGTTCCACCAGGAAACTTGGCCATGCAACGAGAGAGTTGGCTGAGATCCTCCTCCATCCACTCATGAGCCTACAATCACCCCCAGCCACTGGTTAATTCAATACTTCCAGTTAAAATCAACATCTTTTGAGCAGAGACAAACGCTTACTTTcttcttttgctgttttttgtctTCTAACCAGTCATCCATCTGATCCTCAATATCTTCAATAGATGTCCCCTGATCATAAATTGGCACAAAAGCAGCATTTGTATTGGCTTCATAGACTGGAAACTCCACTTTAGGTTTCTTCACCTTGGGCCgtttttcttctgcagaaaaaaaaaaaaaaaaaaaagagtgagcAACACATTAAGGGCCACAGTCACAGTAACGTGCGTGGCTGTATGTGCAGAGGTCAGAGTGTAATGTGTAACTCTGTGTGATCATGATCTTACTCTGCTGCATTTCCTGTTCTGCCAGAGCCTCTGCCTCCTGCTTCTCTTTTACTTTCATTTCCTTATAATCTTTATAATACTGCTTCACATCCTAAAAACACGACATACGTTCATGGCTACAGGTGGAGGTGTCAATGcatcttaaaaacacaaatctggTGAAACAGTACCTGTATTATATGAGGGAGGGACTTCACTGAATAGTACAACCAGATGCTTAATTTGAGCGGCAAAATATCATGCCAGTGTGGCCTATcagacctgaaaaaaaaaaaaaaaaaaaaaaaaaagcaaagatgtGTGAGTCCaatgtcatttctttttttccctttacaAATAAATCATCATGTTATCTGTGGTTTCTGCAGGGTTTATGtagaaactttttaaaagcatgtaaaGACAATTTAGGAAATAATTTCAAGGCAACAATATGTCGGTGttctcaaaatgtaaatgtgtaggCAACACACAGCaagttgtaataataatgcttGAAAGTTTGTCATTTCACAAAAAAGCAGCTTAAAAGTGCAACAACAACCATAACCTGTCTGTGTTTTCCAGCTCAAAAGATTCTTAAATCAAGTTACTCAACAagtgaaatgacattttctgagaaatgtaacaaaatgaagcaagtttttcattaaaacaagaacaattaagttttaagtaaaataaagttttacatcATTATTCTGCACCTCAAGTAAACATATTGGCTTAAGTATACATAGATGCTTGTATTCCTTTGCATGCAATGAGTATCTTTCTCTTTCGTCTATTACTCCTTTTCGCAGCATCAATttagaaaaacatgaaatgaacatgAATAAATAGACTAAGAAACACAAAACCCCTGATTATTAGGTCACCTCTCATTTTTGTCCTGTGCCAAGGACTTAATCTCATCCGTTATCTTAttgctttgcttctttttcttctccctCTTCTTCCTGCTTAGAAGTTCATCCTGAGAAGAATCAAGACGTAGCAGCTATCACTGTGAATGCTACAGTACATTTAGCATTACTAAAGCTGGTCTTAAAATATGCGAGGTCCACACCACCATTGTTGCACTAAAACACGCACAAAGTTCTTGCATGAATTACAAGCTAGTCTGTTATCGTAGGGACAATGACTTTATATTTTCATGCCGCCATGTATGATGCAGAGCACAACTGTGGTTGGTTGCTCAGGCCTCTATGAAGACCTTCTGCCATCATTCTGAAAATACGGCGTGGCGAGATACAGAAGCTAGCATTACAAGACAACAACAGCGCTGTACAACAACTCAGCACTCACCAGCTGCTTCTCAAGGTAGATGGACCATATAACCGCATAGTGACCCACTGTCagaatgaggaagaggaggaagccCAACTCTCCATTACTCATCTTCCTAACACGTCGATAGTAGAAGACAGGCTGCCTCCAGTCCGGCAGCCCATTAACCAGGATGTCATCATATCTGTGAGGGAAGTAAAAAACTAAGCGAAGCAATTGTAATATCTAGATCAAAGATCCTAGTCATAGTCAAACGGTGCGACTTACTCAAGGGCGTGATGTTAATAAATTAGCTCTTTTTATCACTACATCTTTGAATAATGTGTtggacataataaaatataataaaaataacaataataataatcataataattcacaaacaaatcatGAGAATACCTTTGTCTTCTTTCCTCATCCTTGAGGACTTCATAGATGGCTACTAACTAGTAAGAGATGACAATAAtggaaaatatttcaattataataCACTGAAGGTAAGGAATAGCAGCAACAGTTAACATGAAACCCAAAGACAAAACACCTACCTGTCGAAACtggttttctgcattttcatctttgtttttatcgGGGTGTAATGTAAGAGAGAGCTTTCTATATGCCTTCCTGATCTCAGATGAGGATGCATCCTGATAGAAACAGAATCaagaacataaacattttattagccTAATGTGACAAAAATTCAGGAAGACTTTTGCGTTTGTTTACAAATTACAACAGTCACAGATTGGACCGTCTTTGGCCTCTCGGGGCTAAATGAAACAGCAAGAAATGCTGCCGAAAGGCATGTCACATCTATAGTTtcctacaacaacaaaaactgtcAATGTTGCCAACTGTAATATACAAGTTCACACCAACAGCTATACCTGGTAGACTATGTAGGACTGGTAACAAACCAGCCGATCATACATGTGTGGTTAAGACGGTTTCTGGAGCACAGAAGTTGGTTTACCAATCTGGACTAGCTGACAACCATCTTCGTCTAGCTGCAAACTACCTAGCACAGACTTAGCATTTCCTCCGAAATGCATTGATGGCAAATTTCTGCAGGGTATATGCCTGAATAACGGTCGACGCCGTAGGCTGAAAAGTAACCAAATACTATTTTTTACGAATAGCGGTCACTATCGCAAGAGCGTGGGCTTTTCGACACGAAGTATGACTTAGCAAGCGACTAGCGAAATTACagcaaaactataaaacatCCGTTTATGAGCTAAGTAATGACACGTCGTCACGGTATGCAGTGCAGGCCCATAGCCGGGAGGTTTCTTTGTCGATGGCCACCGCCGTCCAGGTTTCGTAGGAGGCAGAGTCCGCTTTACCGAGTCGGGAGACAGCAGTGGGGCTAACGAAAGCTAAGAAGCTAAGAAAGCGATGTCTGTGGACGCACTGAAGACGAGCAAGCGATAAATCTACATCGGTGCGCGCTGCTATACGTTTAAGTTAAGTGCATATCGCGTTTACCAACACCCTTTGAATCACCGAGTCAGAGGCACGCGTGACAAATTTGCGAattacataaattttttttctcacctgaTTCACCGATAGGAACTCGTAGAAGGATTGGGGAATATCCTCCACTAGGTCGAAAAGCTCCAGGTCCGCGTCCCACGCTAACGCTGGCGGAGGCTGAATAACGATCAGCCCGGAGAACAACATTAACGTTAGGATCTCGGGCGAAGCCATCGCTGAAACTTTGTTTTAACGCGTTTGATGAGGTCTACTGCCTACTACCCATTCGGACAATGTTGGTTTTCGGGCGAATTTAGCATAACTTCCCGTTGTTTGGCTCCAGCGGGCCCGTCTCTCGGCCAGCCTGCACTACGCACGCCACACACGTTTTACATGCAGCCGCCACGGCGCGAGCCAATAAGCACGGAAGCCTCGGTAGCGACATGCTGCGTCACATGCACCCTAACCAGGGGACCTTCAGGACTCCGGGCATCTCGGTTTGAGCGCTATCGATTATATTTCAGAATACTATAAATCAAGTTTTTTtcccaaatgaataaataagctgaCACGGCATCGTTACACCCTTTCCCACACCTGTAATGACATTATATAGCTTATATTTTATGTCttaacttaaaaatgtcataCGCAGAAATGTAGGCTGCTATGCTTTAGGATTAGATTAGAGTGTTGTTGTTAGTGGTggttttgcattttgatttgaGGAAAAAATCCTCCATTTCAGCGTTGCTCGTACTTCTCTTAACCTCCCCTTTCACGTCGATTTTGCGACATTGACATTCAACAGTTTCATTTAGACTAGTCGTCTCTGTTCTCAGTCTGAAAAGAGGGTCTCATAACCATAGCCTAGTTTCTTATAGACAGCAAGCGTGTTCCATGAAGTTCAGATAAAAGTCCATCAGATTGAAACTGAAATACTGAGAGATCAAAAGTCAAGAAACTTGTTAGTTAAGCTTTGCTATAGCAAGACAGAGAAAGCTCGCAGTTTGGCTAAAATACATATCTATAAAAGCAAGAAGAACTGAACCAATTCTACGCTTAAAATGCAGGCCTACGAAATAATTTAATGTCTAagcaaatttaattataatcacCCATATGCCGTCACTGGTGACCTACATATGGTCTACAATaaatagaggggaaaaaatatattttaaataatttatgtatgATTGTtatcatttctgttttgttttttttaattaaggagGTTGTTTTGTAGCTCTGATTTGGTCGTTATTAGGACATAGGCCTATGCAAACATAATTATGCAAACGTGTTTGATTCTGTGACATCACTTTgagaaaactttaaaaagattaaGGATCACATTTGCACTTATTTAACTGAGAAAAACTCACGAGGGCGTCGTTGGGCTATAAAAAGGGATATAGCCTATAGTCTGTACGAGTTAGACTTATTTAATTAACAACAGaattctgaaatgaaatatacatCCCCATTGTATAAATTTAATGGAGAGACTTTAATTTAGCCATTTTCTTTGTCCAGTCGGCACAGACTAACTTTAGGGACGTAAGATATGACGGAAAGTGCTgggcattcatttatttatgtattttaattgtgaGCAATTAAAGCAAAGAATTACAGCTTGAGGTCTGACCACTTGATATAGTTAAAATGGTCTTGGAATATTGCTACAACGTagacatgcatgcaaaatattcatttaaatcctCCAGAAAACATGCAGCATGCATTTGCCACCGCCTGAAATGTTATAGCCTAAAAGAGTAAAGCGCAAAAGCCAAGTTTACCggctataaataaatagaaaaaaaagattactgtCCTAGCACATTGATCTCAATTTTGGCGATCTGTTAACAGATAGGcctacaattatttttatagccTATAAGTAAAagtctttttgtgaataaattatatatttttgtttacttacGCGTTTGTTtgagttatatattttaaatgcatcatcattacatttttttacactttctAAATCTGTTTTTACGCTTGGAAGATCGCCCTTTCATGTTTCACCCTATTTAGTCAATCCCATGAAACAAATCTAATCAATTAGGCTACAGCCTATTCTTTCTAAACAATGTCAGTATCGAAAAGgaagaaacatatatatatatatatatatatatatatatatatatatatatatatatatatatatatatatatatatatatatatataatgttataagcCGACAGCAACGTATTAAAACATGTTGGGATGATAAGACAGCATgcatcatataaaataaaaaacaattaatgtcttaatgtcttaacattggaaaaaaaaacatctagtGAGCGATACGCAGAGAGTGTtgtgcaatgcaaaaaaaaaaaaaaaaaaatgcacaagctCAATGACTTAACCCGACAATAAACGTAAAGTTACATTTCTCCGAACGATTAAACCACTGATATTAATATAGGCTAAAccggtatttttttttctccactcgTGTGCTTATGGCTTAATATAATAACGGAACGacattcatgtttattcatgAAATCCTCATCATTCGATTCAGACCATCAAAGACATAACTAAACACAAACTCAAAGCGGCTGAATCCGTAAGTCCTGACCTCCAGCTCCCATTCGGTCCACAAATCAATTTCGTGGAATCGGTAAACAGTCAATAATCAATAGTGCCATTAAAGTTTAACCCGATAGGTGAGATAAACC
Encoded proteins:
- the si:dkey-29d8.3 gene encoding uncharacterized protein si:dkey-29d8.3, translated to MSLLRNHKVVRVLLIVFSQVAYVAALIINALAGPGKGPFRRSTGNISDRYQTEITPAGWTFSIWGVIYSWLFLMNAYILTWLFRGLYSSPAILPSEFFLSWIINMILNSTWLVLWDRELMIPALIVLALIAFTNYLMIFFSCLGLRDRGSWLKRQHPKDLFCIIVLVQNGIATYATWTTIATLLNFTIVLDLASVSPTHAATASLCILLLEVMIWFTVENFLVEKHVRYILSVYPVIIYALIGSLSKHYVAAGPGRNAVFSMVLLVLACVVLVVRVGLVLWRHRTKPLFREVSPEVLMSANSSTDK
- the dnajc1 gene encoding dnaJ homolog subfamily C member 1, whose protein sequence is MASPEILTLMLFSGLIVIQPPPALAWDADLELFDLVEDIPQSFYEFLSVNQDASSSEIRKAYRKLSLTLHPDKNKDENAENQFRQLVAIYEVLKDEERRQRYDDILVNGLPDWRQPVFYYRRVRKMSNGELGFLLFLILTVGHYAVIWSIYLEKQLDELLSRKKREKKKKQSNKITDEIKSLAQDKNERSDRPHWHDILPLKLSIWLYYSVKSLPHIIQDVKQYYKDYKEMKVKEKQEAEALAEQEMQQKEKRPKVKKPKVEFPVYEANTNAAFVPIYDQGTSIEDIEDQMDDWLEDKKQQKKKAHEWMEEDLSQLSRCMAKFPGGTPGRWEKIAHELGRSVTEVTAKVKQVKDCVTNTSGLVKLSDLKGGAVMGKSSRAVTVPDSLMTQREESFEQQLEDSAEPAGAEDSEGKALRRRTKKCVAGSAGAGAAEEKMKGRRQRDFDPTAVDDDSEDEKKPSASKEKASAAEDVWTQNQQRLLELALQQYPRGTTERWDKIAKVVPGKTKEECMSRFKLLAELIQKRKQAKS